The genomic stretch GCGAACATCGGCTGTACCAGTCCGACTGGCTGATGCGCTTCTACGACTATCAGCCGCGCGAAGTCGCCGCGGCGGCGGACTCCGCGACCGGCATGCTCCCGCTCGACATCGATCCCAAGCTCGCCTGGGCGCTCAAATTCCGCGATCGCTTCCCGGTGGACGTCAACCGCGCGCCGCGCGAGGCGCTGTTGCGCGTGCCGGGGCTGGGGGTGAAGGCCGTGACGGCGATCCTCGCCACGCGGCGCTGGCGGCGGCTGCGGCTCGCCGATGTCGCGCGGCTGACGGTCTCGATCGCCAAGCTCCGCCCTTTCCTGATCGCAGAGGACTGGCGCCCGGTCGCGCTGGCCGAAAAGGCCGATCTCCGCGCGCTCGTCGCACCAAAGCGCGAGCAACTGGAGCTTTTCGCCGCGTGAAACGGTTGTGCCCCCGAAACAGGAGGGCTCCCATGAGCGACGCACGCATTTTCGAGGATTTGAAGGCCGATCACGACCGCCAGCGCGGGCTGCTCAAGCGCGTCGGCGACCATCCCGGCACCGACGCGCCGCGCCGCGAGGCGTTCGAGACGCTGCAGCTCGAGCTCCAGGCGCATGCCGCCGCCGAGGAGGAGTCGCTTTATGCGACGATGCTCGGCGACCCCGAACTGCGCGAGGATGCGCGCCATTCGGTGTCCGAGCACAAGGAAGTCGACGATCTGCTCGGCGAGCTTCTCGACCTCGAATTCGGCACCGCCGAATGGGACGAAACGTTCGGCGAGATGCGCCATCGCTACGAGCATCACATCGACGAGGAGGAGGAAGACATGTTCCCCGCCGCCGCCGAAGGGCTGAGCGATGCCGAGCAGGAACGGCTCGCGACGATATTCGAAGCCCGCAAGCCCGCCGAACTGGAGCGGGCCGAGGACCATGCCCCCGGCGACGAACGCGAATAAGGCGGCCCGATGCGGCGAGTGACCCTCGCCGCCGAGGACGACTTCGCCGGATGGCGCGACGCTGCGCGGGCGCTGGCCCAGGCGGGCGTCGCGCCGTCTGACGTGGTCTGGCAGGTGGGCGAACAGCCGGGCGATCTTTTCAGCGCGCCCGAATTGCCCGGCGGCGGAACGAAAGGCTTCACCGTCCAGCGCGGGTTTCTGGAGCTTGCCCAGTCGGCGCTGCTGCACGCCGATCCGCAGCGCTTCGCATGGCTCTACTCGCTGCTCGTCGGCCTGATCGACCAGCCGCGCCGCATCGACGATCGCGCCGATCCGCTGGTGCGCCGCATCGAGGACATGGCCAAGGCGGTCCGCCGCGACATCCACAAGATGCGCGCGTTCGTCCGCTTTCGTGAAGTCGATGACGGCGGCACCCCGCGCTATGTCGCCTGGTTCGAGCCCGAGCATCATATCGTCCGCGCCAATGCCCGCTTCTTCGTCGATCGCTTCGCGGCGATGCGCTGGTCGATCCTTACCCCCGAACTGTCGCTGCACTGGGACGGCGCGACGCTGCGCGAGGGCCCGCCCGCGCGGCGCGAGGACGCGCCCGGCGACGATCCGGTCGAGGCGATGTGGAAGACCTATTACGCCTCCACCTTCAATCCCGCGCGGCTCAAGGTGGGCGCGATGCGGAAGGAGATGCCGCGCAAATACTGGCACAACATGCCCGAAACCGCGTTGGTCAAGGAACTGGTGGCGGGCGCGCGCCAGCGGGAAACGGCGATGGTGGCGAACGCA from Sphingomonas hengshuiensis encodes the following:
- a CDS encoding hemerythrin domain-containing protein, producing the protein MSDARIFEDLKADHDRQRGLLKRVGDHPGTDAPRREAFETLQLELQAHAAAEEESLYATMLGDPELREDARHSVSEHKEVDDLLGELLDLEFGTAEWDETFGEMRHRYEHHIDEEEEDMFPAAAEGLSDAEQERLATIFEARKPAELERAEDHAPGDERE
- a CDS encoding UdgX family uracil-DNA binding protein (This protein belongs to the uracil DNA glycosylase superfamily, members of which act in excision repair of DNA. However, it belongs more specifically to UdgX branch, whose founding member was found to bind uracil in DNA (where it does not belong), without cleaving it, appears to promote DNA repair by a pathway involving RecA, rather than base excision.), yielding MRRVTLAAEDDFAGWRDAARALAQAGVAPSDVVWQVGEQPGDLFSAPELPGGGTKGFTVQRGFLELAQSALLHADPQRFAWLYSLLVGLIDQPRRIDDRADPLVRRIEDMAKAVRRDIHKMRAFVRFREVDDGGTPRYVAWFEPEHHIVRANARFFVDRFAAMRWSILTPELSLHWDGATLREGPPARREDAPGDDPVEAMWKTYYASTFNPARLKVGAMRKEMPRKYWHNMPETALVKELVAGARQRETAMVANARDALGGNSGDAWEALREEARGCTRCHLHAHATQTVFGEGPVDARMMVIGEQPGDQEDLAGHPFVGPAGQMFDRAIAAAGIDRATLYVTNAVKHFKFEPRGKRRIHAKPDAGEISACRWWYEQERLLVRPAVTLALGATAARQMLGKVVTIGRERGRAIELAEGGIGWVTIHPSFLLRMPDKARVEDEFAAFVQDLRGAAALAG